Proteins encoded together in one Quercus lobata isolate SW786 chromosome 3, ValleyOak3.0 Primary Assembly, whole genome shotgun sequence window:
- the LOC115980604 gene encoding F-box only protein 8-like, with the protein MLSRDFPEDLVVEILSRLPVKSLMQFKCVRKSWHGLMRNHSFITQHHKWATSNNQGRGVVFVYENERLTYLSLLSNDTLEVSRDMDISPFFQDEITLFIDGPCNGIFFLYGIPLTRYYGEDIVLWNPATTESKVLPIIKQRPRYTAPTVSFIFGFGIDPKTNDLKVVRIVDFQRHKQPQFESILWLRCLFGFMISFDMSNEVFQETPLPPITEDPCSNNKIAIINESVSLIVEYYDEDFDEEDVTINFIKWYDVWVMNETGVEWT; encoded by the exons ATGCTGAGTCGTGACTTCCCCGAAGATCTGGTAGTGGAAATCCTATCAAGGTTACCAGTGAAATCCTTGATGCAATTCAAGTGTGTACGCAAATCTTGGCATGGTCTTATGAGAAACCATTCGTTCATCACCCAGCACCACAAATGGGCCACTTCAAACAATCAAGGACGTGGTGTTGTCTTTGTGTATGAGAACGAGAGGCTGACATATCTCTCATTGCTCTCTAATGATACTCTAGAGGTGTCCAGGGATATGGATATATCGCCATTCTTCCAGGACGAGATTACGCTATTTATTGATGGTCCTTGCAATggaatattttttctatatggTATTCCCTTGACGCGTTACTATGGAGAGGATATAGTGCTGTGGAACCCTGCCACAACAGAATCAAAGGTGCTTCCCATAATAAAGCAACGTCCACGATATACCGCCCCTACCGTATCCTTCATATTTGGCTTTGGAATTGATCCCAAGACAAATGATTTGAAGGTGGTTAGGATTGTGGACTTTCAACGGCACAAGCAACCCCAATTTGAG AGTATTCTTTGGCTACGCTGCCTTTTCGGCTTCATGATTTCGTTTGACATGAGTAATGAGGTTTTCCAAGAAACGCCGCTTCCTCCCATAACTGAAGATCCTTGCTCAAACAACAAAATTGCAATTATCAATGAATCTGTATCCTTAATTGTAGAATATTACGATGAGGATTTCGATGAAGAAGATGTCACTATCAACTTTATCAAGTGGTATGATGTATGGGTTATGAATGAAACTGGTGTTGAATGGACTTAG